One window of the Rufibacter radiotolerans genome contains the following:
- the fumC gene encoding class II fumarate hydratase yields MNVRIEKDTMGPVEVPADKYWGAQTQRSKENFTIGGQLMPTEVIEAFAILKKAAAYTNAELGVLAQDKAEIIGRVCDEILAGELADQFPLVVWQTGSGTQSNMNVNEVVANRAHVLLGGDLMDEKKKIHPNDDVNKSQSSNDTFPTAMHIAAYKIVTQHTLPLVQKLRDTLHAKSQEFMHVVKIGRTHLMDATPLTLGQELSGYVSQLDHGMRALRNTLDHLSELALGGSAVGTGLNTPQGYAEKVAQKISEFAGLDLRTADNKFESLAAHDAMVETHGALKQLAVSLMKIANDIRLLASGPRSGIGEIIIPENEPGSSIMPGKVNPTQAEAMTMVCAQVMGNDVAISVGGMNGHFELNVFKPVMIFNLLMSARLIGDACDSFDKHCAVGIEPNYEVIKRQLDNSLMLVTALNPHVGYDNAAKIAKKAHKEGTTLRQAALDLGLLTDEQFTEWVRPEDMIGSLKK; encoded by the coding sequence ATGAACGTACGCATAGAGAAAGACACTATGGGGCCGGTAGAGGTACCCGCCGATAAATACTGGGGTGCCCAAACCCAACGCTCCAAAGAAAACTTCACCATTGGCGGCCAGTTAATGCCCACGGAGGTAATTGAGGCTTTCGCTATTCTTAAGAAAGCCGCCGCCTACACCAACGCCGAGCTAGGCGTACTGGCCCAGGACAAAGCCGAGATCATTGGCCGCGTATGCGATGAGATTCTGGCCGGAGAGCTGGCCGACCAATTTCCGCTGGTAGTGTGGCAGACGGGTTCTGGTACCCAAAGCAACATGAACGTGAACGAGGTGGTGGCCAACCGCGCGCACGTACTGCTGGGCGGCGACCTGATGGACGAGAAAAAGAAGATTCACCCCAATGATGATGTGAACAAGTCACAGTCTTCTAATGATACCTTCCCTACGGCCATGCACATTGCGGCCTACAAGATCGTGACCCAGCATACCCTTCCCCTGGTACAGAAGCTGCGCGATACGCTGCACGCCAAATCTCAGGAGTTTATGCACGTGGTGAAGATTGGCCGTACGCACCTAATGGATGCCACCCCGCTTACCCTAGGCCAGGAACTGTCTGGCTATGTGTCTCAGTTGGACCACGGCATGCGGGCCCTTAGAAACACCCTGGATCACCTGAGTGAGCTGGCCCTGGGTGGTTCTGCCGTGGGTACCGGCCTGAATACCCCGCAAGGCTACGCCGAGAAGGTGGCCCAAAAGATCTCTGAGTTCGCTGGCCTGGACCTAAGAACCGCTGATAATAAGTTTGAGTCCTTAGCCGCCCATGATGCCATGGTGGAAACCCACGGCGCGCTCAAGCAACTGGCCGTGAGCCTGATGAAGATAGCCAATGACATCCGTCTATTGGCCTCTGGCCCGCGTTCTGGTATTGGGGAGATCATCATCCCTGAGAATGAGCCCGGCTCATCCATCATGCCCGGCAAGGTGAACCCTACCCAGGCTGAGGCTATGACCATGGTCTGCGCGCAGGTTATGGGAAATGACGTAGCTATTTCAGTAGGAGGGATGAACGGCCATTTTGAGCTGAACGTATTCAAGCCCGTGATGATCTTCAACCTGCTCATGAGTGCCCGCCTGATTGGTGATGCCTGTGATTCTTTTGACAAGCACTGCGCCGTAGGCATTGAGCCGAACTACGAGGTGATCAAACGCCAGCTGGATAACTCCCTGATGCTGGTGACCGCCCTGAACCCGCACGTAGGGTATGACAACGCCGCCAAGATTGCCAAGAAAGCCCACAAAGAAGGCACCACCCTTCGGCAGGCCGCCCTTGACCTTGGTTTATTGACCGATGAGCAGTTCACCGAGTGGGTTCGCCCCGAGGATATGATCGGTTCTTTGAAGAAGTAA